The window ACGAGAACTTCCAGCTCAAGCACGACAGGCCGTTCCTGCTGAGCATGGCCAACGCGGGTCCGGGCACGAACGGCTCGCAGTTCTTCGTCACCACCGTGGTGACGCCGTGGCTGGACGGCAAGCACGTCGTCTTCGGCGAGGTCGTCGAGGGCGAGGACGTCGTCAAGGCGATCGAGGGCCTCGGCAGCCGCTCGGGCGCGACGGCCAAGAAGATCGTCATCGACGACTGCGGCGTCGTCGCCTGACGACCCTGTTGCAGGGGGCAGGCCCTGACCGGCCTGCCCCGTCGCTGCCGCGATCAGTGTGATTCGCGGCTCACCTGCGAGCCGCTGGCCCCTACGAGGAAGTCGAGATCGGCGCCGGTGTCGGCCTGGAGGACATGGTCGATGTAGAGGCGTTCCCAGCCGCGCCGGGGATCGGCGAAGCCGGCCACGGTCGCCTTGCCGGGGGTTCTGCGGGCGAGTTCGCCGGTGGGTACGTCGACGTCGATGCGGCGGGCCTCGACGTCCAGGGTGATGAAGTCCCCCGTCCGCACCAGTGCGAGGGGGCCGCCGGCCGCGGCCTCGGGGGCGACGTGCAGGACGACCGTTCCGTACGCCGTGCCGCTCATGCGGCCGTCGCAGACGCGGACCATGTCGCGGACGCCCTGTTCGAGAAGCTTTTTCGGCAGAGGCATGTTGGAGACCTCGGGCATGCCCGGGTAGCCCTTGGGGCCGCAGCCGCGCAGGACGAGGACCGAGTCGGCGTCGACGTCCAGGTCCGGGTCGTCGATCCGAGCGTGGAAGTCCTCGATGGAGTCGAAGACGACGGCCCGGCCGCGGTGGCGCAGCAGGTGCGGGGAGGCTGCGGCGGGTTTGATGAGGGCGCCGTCGGGTGCGAGGTTGCCGCGCAGGACGGCGATGCCGCCCTCGGCGACCAGAGGTTCGGCGCGGGTGCGGATGACCTCGTGGTCCCAGATCGGGGCGTCGCCCAGTGCGTCGACCAACGGCTCGCCGGTGACGGTGAGCGCGTCCGGGTCGAGCAGGTCGCGGACCTCGCGCAGGACGGCGAGCAGGCCTCCGGCGCGGTGGAAGTCCTCCATGAGGAAGCGGCCGGCCGGCTGGAGGTCCACCAGGACCGGGACGCGGGAGCCGATGCGGTCGAAGTCGTCGAGACGGAGGTCGATGCCCAGGCGGCCCGCGATGGCCAGCAGGTGGACGACGGCGTTGGTGGAGCCGCCGATGGCGGCGAGCGCGACGATCGCGTTGTGGAAGGACGCCTTGGTGAGGATCGTCCCGGGCCGGCGGTCGGCGCCGATCATGTCTACGGCCAGGCGGCCGGTGTGGTGCGCGGCCTGAAGCAGGCGGCTGTCGGGGGCGGGGGTTCCTGCCACGCCGGGGACGACCGTGCCCAGGGCCTCGGCGACCAGGGCCATCGTGGAGGCGGTGCCCATGGTGTTGCAGTGGCCGCGGCTGCGGATCATCGCCGACTCCGAGCGGGTGAACTGCTCCTGCGAGAGCGTCCCGGCCCGCACCTCCTCCGAGAGCCGCCACACGTCGGTGCCGCAGCCCAGCGGTGTGCCTCGGAAGGTCCCGGTGAGCATCGGACCGCCGGGTACGACTACGGCGGGCAGGTCCACCGACGCGGCGGCCATGAGCAGCGACGGGATCGTCTTGTCGCAGCCGCCCAGCAGGACGACGCCGTCGATGGGGTTGGCCCGCAGCATCTCCTCCGTGGCCATCGCGGCCATGTTGCGCCAGAGCATGGCGGTGGGCCGTACGTTCGTCTCGCCGAGCGAGACCACGGGCAGGTCCAGTGGGATGCCGCCCGCCTCGTACACGCCGTCGCGCACCGAGGACGCGACCTCGTCGAGATGGGCGTTGCAAGGGGTCAGGTCCGAGGCCGTGTTGGCGATGGCGATCTGCGGTCGGCCGGTGAAGGCGTCGCCCGGCACGCCCCTGCGCATCCACGCCCGGTGGATGTAGGCATTGCGGTCCTGTCCCTCGTACCACTGTGCGCTGCGCAGCCTCACCATGGGACCTCTTCCAGCAGTCGGTACGGAGGTCTACAGTCTGGAACGCCATGGAGCATACGCAGACGTACGACGGATCGACAGCCCTCGGCGCGAACAGTCCAACTGCCGCCGACGGCAACCGTCTTGTGGGCTCGGACCGGGTGCTGGCGGTTCTGAAGGAGCTCGCCCGGTATCCCGATGGTGTGGGGCTGGAGGAACTGACCCGGGTCGTCGCCAGTCCCAAGCCGACCGTCCACCGGGCGCTCGGCGCGCTGCGGCGGGCCGGACTGGCCGACCAGGACGTCCGCGGACGCTATGTGCTGGGGGATGATTTCCTGCGCATGGCCTTCGCCCACCACGAGGCCCGCCCCGAGCAGGTCCGTGTCCGCCCCGTACTCGAAGCGCTGGCGCACCGGTTCGGCGAGACCGCGCACTACGCGGTGCTCGACGGCCGTGAAGTCGTCTACCGCGCCAAGGTCGACCCGCCCACCGGTGCCGTCCGGCTGACGTCGACGATCGGCGGGCGCAACCCCGCCCACACCACCGCCGTCGGAAAACTTCTGCTCGCCCGGCGGTTGGGCACGGTGGAGGAGGTCGCGGCGTGGCGGGGCGAACGGCCGCTGGAGCGTCGTACGGAACGTTCCCTGTGTACGGCCGCCGCCCTGCACGACGATCTGACGGCCACGCGCGAGCGGGGATACGGCGTCGACGACCAGGAGAACGAGACCGGGGTCAACTGCCTTGCCCTTCCTGTCTATCCGACCTCGCCCACAGTGCCCTCCGGAGCCGTGAGCGTCAGCGCGCTGGCGTACCGGACCCCGTTGGCGTCCCTCGTGCACGCCCTCGACGAGATCCGCGCCCTGCTCGGCCCGCTCGGCGAACCCCACTCCTGACATGCCCTGTCCCTCACCACCCCCTCTGGAGCCGCCGTCTCATGCGCGCCTTCGTCCTGACCGCGCCCGGCGCGTACGAGGTCCAGGACCTCCCGGCACCGGTGGCCGCGCCCGGTGAAGTCGTCGTCGACGTCGAGCGGGTCGGCGTGTGCGGCACCGACATGGAGTTCTTCACCGGCGCCATGGCCTACCTCCACCAAGGACACTCCTCCTACCCGATGCGGCTCGGGCACGAGTGGGCCGGGCGCGTCGCGGCGGTCGGCGAGGGCGTGGACGCCGGCTGGATCGGCCGCCGCGTCATGGGGGACACCATGCTCGGCTGCGGCAGCTGCCGCCGCTGTCTGCGGGGCCGTCAGCACGTGTGCGAGAAGCGCCAGGAGGTCGGTATACGCGGAGCGCGGGCCGGGGCCCTGGCGGAGCAACTCGCCGTACCGGCGTCCTCGTTGCACGCCCTGCCCGACGCGGTCGACGCCGTGCTCGGCGCGCTCGTGGAGCCGGGCGGCAATGCCCTGCGCGCGGCGCGGGCGGCGGCAGTGCACGCCGGGGACCGTGCTCTCGTGCTGGGGCCCGGGACCATCGGCCTCCTGGTCGCGCTGTTCCTGCGGGCGTCGGGCGCGGAGGTTCACCTGCTGGACCGTGCCGACAGCTCGCCCGCGTTCGCCCACGCGTTGGGCTTCGAGCACGTGTGGGACGAGCGGTCCCTGCCGGAGCTGCCCTTCGACGCGGTCGTCGACGCCACGAACGCCGCCCATCTGCCGCAGAGGGCACTGGAGTTGGTCGAACCGTCCGGTCGCGTCGTGTACATCGGGCTGGCAGGCGAGCCGAGCAGGATCGACACCCGCGCACTGGTGCTGAAGGACGTGACCGCGGTGGGTGTCCTGTCCGGCTCTCCCGGCCTGGACACCACCATCCGGGCCTACGCGACCGGAGCGGTCGACCCCAGACCCCTCGTCGCCGCCACGGTGAGCCTCGACGAGGTCGGAGCGGTGCTCGCGGGCGAACGGCCGGAGAGCGCCGGGCCCGGCCCCAAGATCCATGTGGATCCCCGATGGAGTCACGACTCCGGTGCCCGCTGCCGGCGCCCGTGACCGTGCACGTGGCACAGCAACAGGCATACGTCGTCGTCGTGTTCGCAGTCGTGCAGCAGGGGGTGCAGGAGTCGGTCGGCCGACGTCTCCAGGTCCTCGTCGAGTTCGGTCGGGCGAAAGCCGCCCAGTTCCTCGGCGAGGCGCCGGATACCGGGATCGATCCCGTGGGCGCGGCGTTCCACCAGACCGTCGGTGTAGAGGGCCAGCGTCGATCCGGGCAGGAGCGGCACGGTGTGGTCGCGGATCTCCTGTTTCAGTGGGATGCCCAGCATGGCACCGGGTTTGGCGTCGAGGGTGTGGACCCGGCCGTCGGGGGTGCGCAGCACCGGTGGGGGGTGACCGGCGGCGGCCCAGGTGAGGGTGGGGTCGTCCGGGTGGAAGCGCGCGATAACCGCGGTGGCGTACAGGTCGAGGCGCAGGCGGTGCAGGAACAGATGCAGTCGCGTCAGGAGTTGGCCGGGGCTGCTGCCGTCGACGGCGTAGGCGCGCAGGGCGGTGCGCAATTGGCTCATCATCACGGCGGCGTGCAGCCCGTGCCCGGTGACGTCTCCGATGACGGTGATCAGGCTGCCGTCGGGCTGGCGGAAGGCGTCGTACCAGTCCCCGCCGATGTTCAGGCCCCGGGTGGCCGGGAGATAGCGTGCGGCCAGGGTCAGGCCGGGTGTCGTGGGCAGTTCGGTGAGCAGGGCGCGTTGCAGGGTCTCGGCGATGTCCCGGTTGTGCTCGAAGCGCCGGGCGTTCTCCAGGGCGATGCTGGCGCGTCGGGTGAGCTCGATCAGCATGACGGCGTCGTCCGCGTCCCAGCGCTCGTCGGGCGGCGACAGCGTGAGCACGCCCTGCGATGCCCGGCGGGTGAGCAGGGGGATGCACAGGAGGGGTCTGCCGGGGTCGAGGGCCGAGGGCGGCTGGTCGTCGACGCCGGGCAGGTTGCCGGGGTGGTCGGCGGCGTACTGCGGGCGGCCGCGGCGGGCCGCGAGGACGGCTGCGGCCGGATGCTGGCCGCCGCGCAGCGCGTCGTCCACGTCGTCGAACAGCCAGACGTCGACGGTGCGCGCGTATCGCGGCACCAGCAGAGCGGGCAGCAGCCGCACGATGGCCTCGTGGTTCAGGGAGGCGGTCAGGGCGGCGCTGGCATCGGCCAGGAAGGTCAGCCGGCCGCGGGCGTTCTCCGCCTCCTTGCGGGCCTGCTGCTCGGCGTCGAAGAGGTCGCGTTGGGCGCGGCCGGCGGCGTCGAGCTCGGCGTGGAGCGCCAGTACGCCCTGGTTGGTCTGGTGGAGTTCCTCACGGTGGAAGGCGACCAGGCCCTCCTGCTCTTCGAGCCGCTCCAGCAGCAGGGCCGCGTCCTCGTCGGCGCCGAACAGGGCCTCGGCCAGCGCAGCCGGGTCGTCGGCGGCCCGCTCGGCACCGGAGACGTCGGCGTCCTCGGCGCAGGGGACCGACGCACGCCAGGGGGGCTGCCGGTCGTCCGGGCGGCGCTTGGCCGCGGCCACCACGACGCTGAAGTCTCCCCCACCGGGTGACAGGGTCGCTGCCACGCCGACCCGCCACTCGCCTCCCTTGGTGAGGCACTGCCGCAGCTGTGCGGTGAGGGCGGCCACCAGCCGGGTGCGCTCGACGGTGGTCACTCCGCACGCGGCGGCCAGCCGCGCCGTGGCGATGCGGGCCTGCGCGGCGTCGGTGATGGTGCGGACGTGCCAGGTGCGGGTCATGAGGAAGGGTCCGGGGGGCAGGGGCTCAGCACGACGACGGCGGTGTCGTCGCGTACCGGCCGGGCGGGGCTGCTGGCGTCCCGCACGATCGCCGCGGCGATCACGGCGGGGTCGATGGGCGACGGGTCGTGAGCGGCCGGACCGGGGCTCCAGCGGCTCGGCAGGCCGTCACTGTGCAGGACCAGGAGGCAGTCGTCCGTCCAGGTCTGCTGTTGTTGCGGCAGGTGCGTGGGGAGGTGGGTGCCGACGATGCCGGGACGGCATCAACCTGCGCATGCTCGCCGAGGCCCTCGGCTCCACGCCGCCGTCGACGGGCCGGCTGTGCGACCGCCTCCAGGCGGTGGGCTTCGTCGAACGCGGGCCCAGCGCCTCCAGCCGCCGCGAACTGCGTCTGCGGCTGAGCCGTCACGGACGGTCCTTTCTGGCGGGGCTGCGCGCACGACGCGAAGCGGCCCTGCAGTGCGTGCTGGAGCAGATGCCCGTCACGAAGCGGACTGCTCTGCTGGAAGGCCTGGAGGCGTTCTGCGCCGCGGCGTCCGCGCAGATCCGTGAAGGAAGGTCGTCGTTGCTCGCTGTCGGTGCGGTTCGCGATCGATGAACTGCCTTTCTGAGACGGGGCCTTCACCCCTCCGTCGGGGCCGGAGGCTCGGGGTCCGCCGATCCCGAATCCGCGACGGCGAGCGCCTCCTCGGCACTCCCCACGATCGGGACGGTGATGCTGACACCGGTGAGGTCCAGGATCCGCCGGACGGCGGGCGCCGGGGAGATGACGTACACACCGCCCGGAATCTCCCGCACCTCCTGATAGGCCCGCAGGATGATGTTCATGCCGGACGAGTCCATGAAGGGCACGTCGGCGATGTCGAGCAGGAAGTGGCGTCGGCCGTGGTGGAGCTGATTCGCCAGGTGATGCTGCAACTCGGTGGCTGTATCCATGTCCAGGTCGCCCTCGACCGTGAGCAGCACGGCGTCCTCACGGGGCAGTTCCACCTTGATCGACAAGGGATTCTGGGCAACGGACACAAGTACCTCCCATAGGCGTTGACGATCGGGACGGGTGCCCCGACGGACGGATTTGATGCATCGTGGGGGCGACACTCCTGTCGTGACTCCTGTCGTGCCGGCTCGGCGCGCTGACGACCGTCCGTCGATGCGTTCGCCCGCCTACCCCCGAATCTCCCCAGCACACTGCCCGAAGAGCGGTTTGGCGGCCGGTCGACTGGTCACGCGAAGAGGGAGAACTCCTCGCCTCGGTCAGGGAGCGAAAGGATGAATGACAAGTACCGGACCGGCGCCACCAAGAGCCCTGCGGGCGCGGGCCGTGTGCGCCACGGATCGCTGAGTCCGGCCGAGGCACGCGGAGCCGTGCGGCGGGTCCTGTCCGAACAGTCGCGCGCACGCGGTACCGCGTGCGGGCCGGACACGCTCTCCGACGCGTTGCTGGTGGCATCGGAACTGACGACCAACGCGATGCTGCACGGCGGCGGCGTCACCGGCTTCGACGTCGAGGTCGTCGGCCAAAACCTGTACCTGTCCGTCAGCGACCGGGAGCGGCGCCGGCCGGTCGCCGTGGACTCGGTCGACCGTCACGGACGGCACCGCTGCGGAGGCCGCGGCTGGCCGATCGTGTGCCGACTGTCCCGGACCGTGCTGGTGTCGGACCTCCCGGCCGGCGGCAAGCGCATCACGGCGGTGATTGCCCTGCCGGCACAGTGCCGATACCGGGTCGGCGGAAGCTGACGCGGATGGGACCAGACCCTGACGGGACCTGACCCGGGCCGGACGGGACCAGGCCCGGACGAGCCGATGGCCACCGGGCCGAGCGGACAGACGGAACGAACGGACCAGGGAACGGACGGACCGACGGCCACCGGGCCGAGCAGACGGGACGAGCGGACGGACCGACGGCCACCGGGCCGAGCAGACGGGACGAGCGGACGGACCGACGGCCGCGGCGCGCCTCGGCCCGCGCCCGCACCACCTCGGCCGACACCGTTCAGGCGACCCGGCCGACGCGACTCAGCTGCTGACGGCGGGACGAACCGGCCGGAACCGCAGCCCCCCCTGCTCAGGCCACCCCTGGCTCCAACAACCCGGCGCGCAGCTGCTTGATGATGCGGCTGATGAGCCGCGAGACGTGCATCTGGGAGACGCCGATCCGGTCGGCGATCTGCGCCTGGGTGAGCTCCTCGACGAAACGCAGATGGATGATCCGGCGCTCACGCTCGTCGAGACCGGCGATCAGGGGTGCCAACGAGTGGAAGTCCTCGACGAGTTCCAGCGACGGGTCCTCCTCACCGAGGAGGTCGGCCAGGACGGACTCGCCGTTCTCGGCGTCGGAGGTGACGGCCGCGTCGAGGGAGGCGGACTGGTAGCCGTTGGCGGCCTTGCGGGCCTCGATCACCTCTTCCTCCGACAGCGACATCAGCTGCGCGAGCTCGCGGGTGCTCGGCGTGCGGCCCAGCCGGGAACGGAGCTCCTCCGTCGCCCTGGCCAGTTCCACGCGCGCCTCCTGCAGCCGGCGCGGCACATGGACCGCCCAGCTCGTGTCGCGGAAGAAGCGCTTGATCTCGCCGACGATGTACGGGACGGCGAACGTCGTGAACTCGACCTCCCGGGACACCTCGAAGCGGTCGATGGCCTTGATCAGCCCGATGGTGCCGACCTGGACGACGTCCTCCAGCGAGTCCCCACGGGCGCGGAAGCGCGACGCGGCGTACCGCACGAGCGACAGGTTGATCTCGATCAGCGTATTGCGTACGTACTGGTGCTCGCGCGTGCCCTCATCCAGCATGACAAGTCGGTCGAAGAACTGCCGCGACAACTCGCGTGCGTCCTGGGGCCTCCCCCTCGTCGGCTCCTCGATGAGCGGCAGCGCCGCCCCGTCCGTCGTGACCGTCTCCTGTGCCGTGGCCGTTGCCCGCGCCACCGTCACGGCTGCCATGCCGCCCTCCCGATCGCCGGAACCAGTTGTCCTTCCCCGCGTGCCCGGGCTCGCAGGGCTCACTCCCCTTGCGACGCCGGAAACACGGCACGGTGGTGAGTTCTGGCGTGAAGTCGCCCCTGGGCGCGGCCATTCCGGACACATCGCCCGCGGAAGTCCCCGACCGATGCCCGTCCCTTTCTCGCCCCTCGTGCGTCCGCTTCTCGCCCCTCCTGCGTCCGCGGCCGTTTGCGTGGTCAGTCGTGGGGCATGCG of the Streptomyces sp. T12 genome contains:
- a CDS encoding zinc-binding dehydrogenase, translating into MRAFVLTAPGAYEVQDLPAPVAAPGEVVVDVERVGVCGTDMEFFTGAMAYLHQGHSSYPMRLGHEWAGRVAAVGEGVDAGWIGRRVMGDTMLGCGSCRRCLRGRQHVCEKRQEVGIRGARAGALAEQLAVPASSLHALPDAVDAVLGALVEPGGNALRAARAAAVHAGDRALVLGPGTIGLLVALFLRASGAEVHLLDRADSSPAFAHALGFEHVWDERSLPELPFDAVVDATNAAHLPQRALELVEPSGRVVYIGLAGEPSRIDTRALVLKDVTAVGVLSGSPGLDTTIRAYATGAVDPRPLVAATVSLDEVGAVLAGERPESAGPGPKIHVDPRWSHDSGARCRRP
- a CDS encoding RNA polymerase sigma factor SigF produces the protein MAAVTVARATATAQETVTTDGAALPLIEEPTRGRPQDARELSRQFFDRLVMLDEGTREHQYVRNTLIEINLSLVRYAASRFRARGDSLEDVVQVGTIGLIKAIDRFEVSREVEFTTFAVPYIVGEIKRFFRDTSWAVHVPRRLQEARVELARATEELRSRLGRTPSTRELAQLMSLSEEEVIEARKAANGYQSASLDAAVTSDAENGESVLADLLGEEDPSLELVEDFHSLAPLIAGLDERERRIIHLRFVEELTQAQIADRIGVSQMHVSRLISRIIKQLRAGLLEPGVA
- a CDS encoding ATP-binding protein gives rise to the protein MNDKYRTGATKSPAGAGRVRHGSLSPAEARGAVRRVLSEQSRARGTACGPDTLSDALLVASELTTNAMLHGGGVTGFDVEVVGQNLYLSVSDRERRRPVAVDSVDRHGRHRCGGRGWPIVCRLSRTVLVSDLPAGGKRITAVIALPAQCRYRVGGS
- a CDS encoding PP2C family protein-serine/threonine phosphatase; translation: MTRTWHVRTITDAAQARIATARLAAACGVTTVERTRLVAALTAQLRQCLTKGGEWRVGVAATLSPGGGDFSVVVAAAKRRPDDRQPPWRASVPCAEDADVSGAERAADDPAALAEALFGADEDAALLLERLEEQEGLVAFHREELHQTNQGVLALHAELDAAGRAQRDLFDAEQQARKEAENARGRLTFLADASAALTASLNHEAIVRLLPALLVPRYARTVDVWLFDDVDDALRGGQHPAAAVLAARRGRPQYAADHPGNLPGVDDQPPSALDPGRPLLCIPLLTRRASQGVLTLSPPDERWDADDAVMLIELTRRASIALENARRFEHNRDIAETLQRALLTELPTTPGLTLAARYLPATRGLNIGGDWYDAFRQPDGSLITVIGDVTGHGLHAAVMMSQLRTALRAYAVDGSSPGQLLTRLHLFLHRLRLDLYATAVIARFHPDDPTLTWAAAGHPPPVLRTPDGRVHTLDAKPGAMLGIPLKQEIRDHTVPLLPGSTLALYTDGLVERRAHGIDPGIRRLAEELGGFRPTELDEDLETSADRLLHPLLHDCEHDDDVCLLLCHVHGHGRRQRAPES
- a CDS encoding IlvD/Edd family dehydratase; the encoded protein is MVRLRSAQWYEGQDRNAYIHRAWMRRGVPGDAFTGRPQIAIANTASDLTPCNAHLDEVASSVRDGVYEAGGIPLDLPVVSLGETNVRPTAMLWRNMAAMATEEMLRANPIDGVVLLGGCDKTIPSLLMAAASVDLPAVVVPGGPMLTGTFRGTPLGCGTDVWRLSEEVRAGTLSQEQFTRSESAMIRSRGHCNTMGTASTMALVAEALGTVVPGVAGTPAPDSRLLQAAHHTGRLAVDMIGADRRPGTILTKASFHNAIVALAAIGGSTNAVVHLLAIAGRLGIDLRLDDFDRIGSRVPVLVDLQPAGRFLMEDFHRAGGLLAVLREVRDLLDPDALTVTGEPLVDALGDAPIWDHEVIRTRAEPLVAEGGIAVLRGNLAPDGALIKPAAASPHLLRHRGRAVVFDSIEDFHARIDDPDLDVDADSVLVLRGCGPKGYPGMPEVSNMPLPKKLLEQGVRDMVRVCDGRMSGTAYGTVVLHVAPEAAAGGPLALVRTGDFITLDVEARRIDVDVPTGELARRTPGKATVAGFADPRRGWERLYIDHVLQADTGADLDFLVGASGSQVSRESH
- a CDS encoding IclR family transcriptional regulator — translated: MEHTQTYDGSTALGANSPTAADGNRLVGSDRVLAVLKELARYPDGVGLEELTRVVASPKPTVHRALGALRRAGLADQDVRGRYVLGDDFLRMAFAHHEARPEQVRVRPVLEALAHRFGETAHYAVLDGREVVYRAKVDPPTGAVRLTSTIGGRNPAHTTAVGKLLLARRLGTVEEVAAWRGERPLERRTERSLCTAAALHDDLTATRERGYGVDDQENETGVNCLALPVYPTSPTVPSGAVSVSALAYRTPLASLVHALDEIRALLGPLGEPHS
- a CDS encoding STAS domain-containing protein, yielding MSVAQNPLSIKVELPREDAVLLTVEGDLDMDTATELQHHLANQLHHGRRHFLLDIADVPFMDSSGMNIILRAYQEVREIPGGVYVISPAPAVRRILDLTGVSITVPIVGSAEEALAVADSGSADPEPPAPTEG